The sequence below is a genomic window from Sulfitobacter sp. DSM 110093.
AGGCGAGTGAACTTGCTGAGGGCAGCGGCAAAGACGCGATCCGTAGGGCCTTTGCGACCGCGTGCGCCCGTTCATGAGCCGACCCTTTCGGCTGACCCGTCGGGCGGAAGCCAGCCTCACTGAAATGGCCAGAAGTACGATCGAAACTTTCGGCCGGCGCGAAGCGGAGCTTTACGAGGCCGGATTGCTCAACGGCTGTGAACGTATTCTGAATGGCCAAGCCCATAGTCGGAGCTGCGCTGTTCTTGTTGATGATGTCGAAGACCTACGGTTCATGAGGGCAGGGGAGCATTTCCTAGTCTTTCTGGATCGATCGGACGAGGTCATC
It includes:
- a CDS encoding type II toxin-antitoxin system RelE/ParE family toxin, producing the protein MSRPFRLTRRAEASLTEMARSTIETFGRREAELYEAGLLNGCERILNGQAHSRSCAVLVDDVEDLRFMRAGEHFLVFLDRSDEVIIVGTFQSPSDLPRLVASL